The Muricauda sp. SCSIO 65647 genome includes a region encoding these proteins:
- a CDS encoding sulfite exporter TauE/SafE family protein → MMLSAAILGLLGSLHCLGMCGPIAFMLPLDRGNEVKKAVQLSMYHFGRILAYALMGFAFGLVGKGLYLFGVQQKLSILIGAIMILLVLVPGRYFKKYSLAKPIYTFLGSVKSKLGQALKKRTPDTFLTIGFLNGFLPCGLVYMALLGAIALGDAIQGVGYMALFGLGTIPLMTTAVYVGGWLKAPMKAKIQKLIPVFVILIGTLFILRGLGLGIPYVSPKPVHTHMVSAEMECHQP, encoded by the coding sequence ATGATGCTATCAGCGGCCATATTAGGACTTTTAGGGAGCCTGCACTGCTTGGGTATGTGCGGCCCTATCGCCTTTATGCTGCCTTTGGATAGGGGAAACGAGGTCAAAAAAGCAGTGCAACTTTCCATGTATCATTTTGGGAGGATATTGGCCTATGCCCTAATGGGGTTTGCGTTTGGTCTTGTGGGCAAGGGGCTCTATCTTTTTGGGGTACAGCAAAAGCTTTCAATTTTAATTGGCGCCATCATGATACTTTTGGTTTTGGTGCCCGGCAGGTATTTCAAAAAGTATAGCCTGGCCAAACCGATATATACGTTTTTGGGAAGTGTGAAGTCAAAACTGGGCCAGGCACTTAAAAAGAGAACGCCCGACACTTTTCTTACCATCGGCTTTTTGAATGGATTTCTACCATGTGGACTTGTGTATATGGCACTGTTAGGGGCCATTGCCCTTGGTGATGCTATACAAGGGGTAGGCTATATGGCACTGTTTGGTTTAGGAACCATTCCATTGATGACCACAGCGGTATACGTCGGGGGATGGTTGAAAGCCCCGATGAAGGCCAAGATTCAGAAATTGATTCCAGTTTTTGTGATACTTATCGGAACATTGTTCATTCTAAGGGGGCTGGGCTTGGGCATTCCATACGTATCGCCAAAACCGGTACACACGCATATGGTATCTGCAGAAATGGAGTGCCATCAACCTTGA
- a CDS encoding CopD family protein: MATKMVIFIHILAAMVWTGGHLVLSIGFLPRALRQKNFDLIKNFESKYEPIGMPSLLILLVTGLFLAFTYAPDFFDFNWKDHYTRHIAIKLVLLLATISLAVHARFFLFPRKALKPLAWHIVLVTLISVLFVFVGFSARSGGLL; this comes from the coding sequence ATGGCAACAAAAATGGTCATCTTCATACATATTCTTGCGGCAATGGTCTGGACAGGGGGCCATCTCGTACTTTCAATAGGTTTTTTGCCCCGTGCGCTCCGTCAAAAGAATTTCGACCTCATCAAGAATTTTGAATCGAAATATGAGCCCATTGGTATGCCCTCGCTGCTGATTCTTCTTGTGACCGGTCTCTTTTTGGCCTTTACCTATGCACCTGATTTTTTTGATTTCAATTGGAAAGACCATTATACAAGGCATATAGCGATCAAACTGGTGCTGTTGTTGGCAACGATTTCCCTGGCCGTGCACGCCCGTTTTTTTCTGTTTCCCAGAAAAGCCCTAAAACCTTTGGCATGGCACATTGTTTTGGTTACCTTAATCTCTGTGCTGTTCGTCTTTGTAGGATTTAGTGCAAGAAGTGGAGGACTATTATGA
- the nosZ gene encoding Sec-dependent nitrous-oxide reductase — protein sequence MKKLKYPIVMSLALAFIFIGCGDQRKSSNGALTSNVADRVYVAPGEHDEYYAFISGGFSGQLSVYGLPSGRLFKVIPVFSQDAEKAWGYNEETKPMLNTSHGFVPWDDSHHPDISQTNGELDGRWVFINGNNTPRIAKIDLSVFETTEIIEIPNSAGNHSSAFVTENTEYVVAGTRFSVPVPQRDMPISEYKGNFKGALTFISVNPEDGGMNIKFQLLMPGFDYDLSHPGRGNSHGWFFFSTYNTEEASTLMEVNASQNDKDFIAAVNWKKIEEYVNNGGGTMMPANYAHNVYDEETHTGTSTMKKEVLVVNPSEVPDAVYLLPTPKSPHGCDVDPTGEYIVGSGKLSADLTVHSFTKMLAAIEGKKYDGDAYGIPILKFEDVLAGTVSQPGLGPLHTEFDGKGNAYTTFFISSEVVKWKLGTWEVVDRQPCFYSVGHLMIPGGNSRKPFGKYVVAMNKITKDRYLPTGPEVTQSAQLYDISGEKMELLLDFPTVGEPHYAAGIAADIVKARSKKIFELKNNHHKYGIQSDADVRVERNGKEVHIYMSMIRSHFNPDNIEGIKVGDKVYFHVTNLEQDYDVPHGVSMIGANTSELLIMPGQTETFVWEPKQPGVWPFYCTDFCSALHQEMQGYVRVSPANSNIDLSWSLGE from the coding sequence ATGAAAAAACTAAAATATCCAATTGTGATGTCGCTCGCCCTTGCCTTTATTTTCATTGGCTGCGGTGATCAGCGAAAAAGTTCTAACGGAGCATTGACTTCCAATGTGGCCGATAGGGTATATGTGGCCCCTGGTGAACACGATGAGTACTATGCATTTATTTCTGGAGGGTTCAGTGGGCAACTTTCAGTTTATGGGCTTCCCTCGGGAAGACTGTTCAAGGTAATCCCGGTATTTTCACAAGATGCAGAAAAGGCCTGGGGTTATAACGAAGAGACCAAGCCCATGCTGAACACCTCCCATGGATTCGTGCCTTGGGATGATTCTCACCACCCAGATATCTCCCAGACCAATGGTGAACTCGATGGTCGATGGGTGTTTATCAACGGCAACAATACGCCCCGTATTGCCAAGATAGACCTCAGTGTATTTGAAACGACCGAAATCATCGAAATACCCAACAGTGCAGGTAACCACAGTTCTGCCTTTGTGACCGAAAATACCGAGTATGTGGTGGCAGGCACGCGATTCTCGGTTCCCGTACCCCAAAGAGATATGCCCATCAGCGAGTATAAGGGTAACTTTAAGGGAGCTTTGACCTTTATCAGTGTCAATCCAGAAGATGGAGGCATGAACATCAAGTTTCAGTTGCTGATGCCCGGTTTTGATTACGATTTATCACATCCGGGAAGGGGCAACTCACATGGTTGGTTTTTCTTCAGCACCTATAATACCGAAGAGGCCAGCACTTTAATGGAGGTAAACGCCTCACAAAACGATAAAGACTTCATCGCTGCCGTCAACTGGAAAAAAATTGAAGAGTATGTGAACAATGGCGGCGGTACCATGATGCCTGCCAATTATGCGCACAATGTATACGATGAAGAAACCCATACGGGCACCTCGACCATGAAAAAAGAAGTGTTGGTCGTCAACCCATCTGAAGTGCCCGATGCCGTATACTTGTTACCGACCCCAAAATCGCCCCACGGTTGTGATGTAGATCCAACAGGTGAATACATAGTGGGATCTGGTAAACTATCGGCCGACCTCACCGTACATTCATTCACCAAAATGTTGGCGGCCATCGAGGGCAAAAAGTATGACGGCGATGCCTATGGCATTCCAATCTTGAAGTTTGAAGATGTATTGGCGGGCACGGTAAGCCAACCTGGCCTTGGCCCATTGCACACCGAGTTTGACGGTAAGGGCAATGCTTATACCACTTTCTTCATTTCTTCAGAAGTGGTCAAATGGAAGTTGGGCACTTGGGAAGTAGTCGATAGACAACCTTGCTTCTACTCAGTAGGGCACCTGATGATCCCCGGCGGCAATTCAAGAAAACCTTTTGGCAAATATGTGGTCGCCATGAACAAGATTACCAAAGACAGGTACTTGCCAACAGGTCCTGAGGTGACCCAATCGGCACAGCTTTATGATATCTCAGGTGAAAAAATGGAGCTGTTGCTTGATTTCCCGACTGTTGGTGAGCCTCACTATGCCGCAGGCATTGCTGCCGATATTGTTAAAGCCCGCTCCAAAAAAATCTTTGAGTTGAAGAACAACCATCACAAATATGGTATTCAATCAGATGCTGATGTACGGGTCGAACGAAATGGCAAAGAAGTCCACATCTATATGTCAATGATTCGTAGCCACTTCAACCCAGACAATATTGAGGGTATCAAAGTAGGCGACAAAGTATATTTCCATGTCACCAATCTTGAGCAAGATTATGATGTGCCCCATGGGGTAAGTATGATCGGTGCCAATACTTCAGAATTGTTGATCATGCCAGGGCAGACCGAGACCTTTGTCTGGGAACCCAAGCAACCGGGTGTATGGCCATTCTATTGCACCGATTTCTGTTCGGCATTGCACCAAGAAATGCAGGGGTATGTAAGGGTTTCCCCTGCCAACTCCAACATAGACCTTAGCTGGTCTTTGGGAGAATGA
- a CDS encoding acetyl-CoA hydrolase/transferase family protein has product MRITTAEETVKTVKSGDRVFIQGAAMTPNELIDALCERHAELENVEIISIHTEGDAKYTQEPYSNSFHLNSCFVGGNVRKSVNTMKADYIPIFLSEIPRLFRSEYLPIDVAIVQVSVPDVHGYCSLGVSVDIALPAVRTAKKIIAQINPYVPRTHGTGIVHIDEIECAVEVNRPIHEHNPTEISELDHKIGANVASLIEDGATLQMGIGNIPNAVLSNLNNHKDLGIHTEMFSDGVLPLLESGVITGKLKAVKRGKINSCFAVGSRKLYDFIDDNPICDFRDSGYTNDTARIRRNPKVTAINSAIEIDLTGQVCADTIGSYQFSGVGGQMDFIRGASLSEGGKPIFAISSATNKGVSKIVPFLKQGAGVTTTRAHVHYVATEYGVVNLYGKNLKQRAKALISIAHPDHQEALKEAAYVRFNGGS; this is encoded by the coding sequence ATGCGAATTACAACAGCAGAAGAAACAGTAAAAACCGTAAAATCAGGTGACCGTGTCTTTATTCAAGGGGCGGCCATGACGCCAAATGAACTTATTGATGCACTATGTGAAAGGCATGCAGAGCTTGAAAATGTAGAGATTATTTCCATACATACCGAGGGTGATGCGAAATATACGCAAGAACCCTATAGCAACAGCTTTCATTTAAATTCTTGCTTTGTGGGGGGCAATGTGAGAAAAAGCGTCAATACAATGAAGGCCGATTATATTCCCATATTCTTAAGTGAGATTCCCCGATTGTTCAGGTCTGAATATTTGCCCATAGATGTGGCGATAGTTCAGGTTTCCGTGCCCGATGTACATGGATATTGCTCGTTGGGGGTATCGGTAGATATAGCGCTTCCGGCCGTAAGAACCGCCAAAAAGATTATTGCACAGATCAATCCCTATGTGCCTAGAACCCACGGTACGGGTATTGTTCATATCGATGAGATAGAATGTGCGGTTGAGGTGAATCGACCCATACATGAACACAATCCCACAGAAATCTCTGAACTGGACCATAAGATAGGGGCCAATGTAGCCTCGCTTATTGAAGATGGGGCCACCCTGCAGATGGGCATAGGCAATATACCGAATGCAGTGTTGTCTAACCTGAACAACCACAAAGATTTGGGCATTCACACTGAGATGTTTTCAGATGGCGTGTTGCCGTTATTGGAAAGTGGGGTGATCACCGGCAAGCTAAAAGCGGTCAAAAGGGGTAAAATCAACAGCTGTTTTGCCGTGGGCTCTAGAAAACTATATGATTTTATAGACGATAACCCGATCTGTGATTTTAGGGATTCTGGTTACACCAATGATACTGCCCGAATTCGAAGAAACCCAAAAGTGACGGCCATCAACAGTGCCATAGAGATTGATCTCACAGGTCAGGTATGTGCCGATACCATCGGAAGTTACCAGTTCTCTGGTGTCGGTGGTCAAATGGATTTTATTCGAGGCGCATCGCTTTCAGAAGGAGGCAAGCCGATTTTTGCCATATCATCGGCGACCAATAAAGGTGTTTCGAAAATAGTGCCCTTTTTAAAGCAAGGAGCCGGCGTCACCACCACACGTGCCCACGTACATTATGTGGCCACTGAATATGGAGTGGTGAATCTCTATGGAAAAAACCTTAAACAGCGTGCAAAAGCCTTGATTTCGATTGCCCATCCTGATCATCAAGAAGCATTGAAAGAGGCGGCCTATGTGCGTTTTAATGGCGGTAGCTGA
- a CDS encoding ABC transporter ATP-binding protein → MIHIENLHKKFGKNQVLSGVDLNIENGGIYAILGPNGSGKTTLIKSILGMVIPNQGNISVLDQNAVNSWRYRQQIDYLPQIANFPSNIRVKELVRMIKDLRQKDSSEKKLIELFKLEPFLNKKLGTLSGGTKQKVNLVLTFMFDSPLMILDEPTTGLDPASLIQLKKLIQEEKANGKTLLITTHIMQFVEEVADEVIYLLEGQIFFKGTIDALMKKTGQTDVEHAIAAIATETSDV, encoded by the coding sequence ATGATCCATATAGAGAACCTCCATAAAAAATTCGGAAAGAACCAAGTACTGTCTGGTGTCGACCTCAACATAGAGAATGGTGGTATCTATGCCATATTGGGGCCCAACGGATCGGGCAAGACCACACTCATCAAAAGCATTCTCGGAATGGTAATTCCGAATCAAGGGAATATTTCAGTACTTGACCAAAACGCCGTAAACAGCTGGAGATATAGACAGCAAATCGATTATCTGCCACAGATCGCGAACTTTCCGAGCAACATAAGGGTCAAAGAACTGGTTCGCATGATCAAAGACCTACGTCAAAAAGACAGCAGTGAAAAAAAACTGATAGAGCTGTTCAAATTAGAACCTTTTCTGAACAAAAAACTGGGCACACTCTCGGGGGGTACCAAGCAAAAGGTCAACCTTGTGCTCACCTTTATGTTCGACAGCCCTTTGATGATATTGGACGAGCCCACCACAGGCCTAGATCCAGCGTCACTGATCCAGTTGAAAAAATTGATTCAAGAAGAAAAGGCCAATGGCAAAACTTTATTGATCACCACCCATATCATGCAGTTTGTAGAAGAGGTGGCCGATGAAGTCATCTATTTGCTTGAAGGCCAAATATTCTTTAAGGGTACCATAGATGCCCTGATGAAAAAAACAGGGCAAACCGATGTTGAACATGCCATTGCGGCCATTGCAACCGAGACCAGCGATGTTTAA
- a CDS encoding CBS domain-containing protein — MKKRVPVSQIMTKNVVTISVTDDLVTAEELFKKHRIRHIPVKSGNEVQGMLSYTDLMRISFADAIDEHEQEVDTMVYNMFTIEQVMAKNVISVTSNTTVQDTARFLAQRDFHALPVIDDGKLVGIVTTTDLINYLLQQY, encoded by the coding sequence ATGAAAAAAAGAGTCCCGGTTTCCCAGATAATGACAAAGAACGTGGTAACGATAAGTGTAACCGATGATTTGGTCACCGCTGAAGAACTCTTCAAAAAACATCGTATTCGACATATCCCCGTAAAATCGGGTAACGAAGTACAGGGCATGTTAAGTTATACAGACCTTATGCGTATCAGTTTTGCTGATGCCATTGATGAGCACGAGCAAGAAGTCGATACCATGGTGTACAACATGTTCACGATTGAACAGGTCATGGCAAAAAACGTGATTAGTGTCACATCAAATACCACGGTACAAGACACCGCTAGATTTTTGGCACAAAGAGATTTTCATGCACTGCCCGTTATCGATGACGGAAAACTCGTAGGTATAGTCACCACCACAGATTTGATCAACTATCTGTTGCAGCAATATTAG
- a CDS encoding pyruvate kinase, protein MGIRQLEEELTEILEELARVDPFADLISANVHKNYAPSAKNLYKYLVLRSHDLRRYHDKLSELGISSLRTVEGYVHANLISVIKNLRVLQGKAVNDIEKYTPLGYQQSKKLIKKHANELFGHGRKKHRAQIMVTLPSEAATDQKLLRAMVQKGMDIARINLSHGTIEEWTKMIQNLQQINKERRRKIKIYIDLSGPKIRVGRIFDLTKKSKPKSKAKIEKGQTLVLRKSNNLPFVDVQNGDNLVVEVLQPQIIDDVKLGDRIFFDDGVIKGHIISKTEDSAEVLLDECYKKKLGREKGINLPDTKLNLPALTDVDEKLLPFACANADIIGYSFVRSRNDVQYLYDRLDQIGAVDLGVVFKIENREAFENLPEILFQGMHRPRIGVMIARGDLAVELGFERISEVQDELLWLCEAAHVPVIWATQVLETLAKKGIPTRAEISDAARGARAECVMLNKGPYILDAIKMLKNILRKMNAHVSKKKASLRALNVAKNYTTYA, encoded by the coding sequence ATGGGCATACGGCAGTTAGAAGAAGAATTGACCGAAATTCTTGAGGAATTGGCTCGAGTAGACCCCTTTGCAGACCTGATTTCAGCAAATGTCCATAAGAACTATGCTCCGAGCGCCAAAAACCTCTATAAATATCTTGTGCTTCGCAGCCATGATCTTCGAAGGTATCATGACAAGCTTTCAGAATTGGGCATATCTTCATTGCGAACAGTTGAGGGGTATGTACACGCTAACCTGATAAGTGTTATCAAAAACCTGAGGGTGCTACAAGGAAAGGCGGTAAATGATATTGAAAAATATACCCCTTTGGGCTATCAGCAAAGCAAGAAGTTGATAAAGAAGCATGCTAACGAACTGTTCGGTCACGGCAGAAAAAAGCATAGGGCACAAATTATGGTGACCTTGCCATCAGAGGCGGCTACAGACCAAAAACTGCTTAGGGCCATGGTGCAAAAGGGAATGGACATTGCCCGTATCAATTTGAGCCATGGTACTATCGAAGAATGGACAAAGATGATCCAAAACCTACAGCAGATCAATAAAGAACGCCGAAGAAAAATAAAAATCTATATCGATCTCAGTGGACCAAAAATAAGGGTAGGTAGAATTTTTGATCTGACAAAAAAGAGCAAACCGAAAAGCAAAGCAAAAATTGAGAAGGGCCAAACCCTTGTTTTAAGAAAGTCCAATAATTTGCCTTTTGTTGACGTGCAGAATGGAGATAACTTGGTTGTTGAAGTACTGCAGCCGCAGATTATCGATGACGTCAAGTTGGGCGATCGTATTTTTTTTGATGATGGGGTGATCAAAGGGCATATAATCTCAAAAACAGAAGATTCGGCCGAAGTACTGCTTGACGAATGCTACAAGAAGAAATTGGGCCGTGAGAAAGGTATCAATTTGCCCGATACAAAACTCAATTTACCGGCACTTACCGATGTAGACGAAAAATTGCTGCCATTTGCCTGTGCCAATGCTGATATTATAGGGTATTCATTTGTACGGTCACGTAATGATGTGCAATATCTATATGATCGACTTGACCAAATCGGGGCTGTTGACCTCGGAGTGGTCTTTAAGATTGAGAATAGAGAGGCTTTTGAAAACTTGCCCGAGATTCTTTTTCAGGGGATGCACCGACCTAGAATAGGCGTGATGATCGCCAGGGGAGATTTAGCCGTTGAATTGGGATTTGAGCGTATTTCAGAGGTACAAGATGAGTTGCTATGGCTTTGTGAAGCGGCCCATGTACCCGTGATCTGGGCTACCCAGGTCTTGGAAACACTTGCCAAAAAGGGTATTCCAACACGAGCAGAAATCAGCGATGCGGCCCGAGGGGCCAGGGCAGAATGTGTAATGCTCAATAAAGGGCCCTATATTCTTGATGCCATCAAAATGTTGAAAAATATCTTGCGCAAGATGAATGCCCATGTATCAAAAAAGAAAGCGTCGCTACGTGCACTAAATGTGGCAAAAAACTACACCACTTATGCCTAG
- a CDS encoding nitrous oxide reductase family maturation protein NosD, whose amino-acid sequence MKKSIPQVVLICGLFILLICPKNLNAKLIVCPDCEVSSIKQAIEIAADHDTLLIKKGTYKEFNILIDKPLTLLGENYPVIDGEDKGEIIRIESDNVTVDGLFIINVGTSYTADHAAIRVVKSEHYVIQNVVLEKLFFGIYLEKSSNGKVYHNKIIGDAVNEYNSGNGIQLWYSHNVVVDRNIVQGTRDGIYLEFSDNAIIKDNISSNNLRYGLHFMFSNDDVYTDNVFENNGAGVAVMFSKRITMHNNIFRKNWGTASYGMLLKEINDAEITGNTFEENTIGINIEGSNRITYRNNEFANNGWAIKVRGACYANRFENNNFLYNSFDISYNSKVNDNVFSQNYWSGYTGYDLNNDGVGDVPYRPVKLFSYIVNRTPETIVLLRSLFMDVIDFSEKVSPVFTPDNLVDAEPLMKRAE is encoded by the coding sequence ATGAAAAAGAGTATACCGCAAGTTGTTTTGATATGTGGCTTGTTCATATTGCTGATCTGTCCCAAAAACCTGAACGCCAAACTAATTGTGTGCCCCGATTGTGAGGTCTCTTCGATTAAACAGGCCATTGAAATCGCCGCAGACCATGACACCTTGCTGATCAAAAAGGGAACGTACAAAGAATTCAATATTCTCATTGACAAACCTCTTACCCTTTTGGGTGAAAACTATCCCGTCATCGATGGTGAAGATAAAGGTGAAATCATTCGAATCGAATCAGACAATGTAACCGTAGACGGCCTTTTTATCATCAATGTGGGCACCAGTTACACTGCTGACCATGCGGCCATACGCGTGGTAAAGAGCGAACACTACGTGATTCAGAACGTAGTGCTCGAAAAACTCTTTTTTGGCATCTATCTCGAAAAATCGAGCAATGGCAAGGTGTACCACAATAAAATTATCGGTGATGCGGTAAATGAATATAACTCTGGCAATGGCATACAACTATGGTACTCGCACAATGTGGTGGTCGACCGAAACATTGTACAGGGTACTAGAGACGGCATCTACCTTGAATTTTCAGATAACGCCATCATCAAAGACAACATTAGCTCGAACAATCTTCGATATGGCCTTCACTTCATGTTCTCGAATGACGATGTCTATACCGACAATGTTTTTGAGAACAACGGGGCCGGTGTGGCGGTCATGTTCTCAAAACGGATTACAATGCACAACAATATCTTTCGCAAAAATTGGGGAACGGCCTCATACGGCATGCTGCTGAAAGAAATCAACGATGCCGAGATAACCGGCAACACTTTTGAAGAAAACACCATAGGAATCAATATAGAGGGTTCAAACCGAATTACATACAGAAACAATGAATTCGCCAACAATGGCTGGGCCATAAAAGTAAGGGGAGCCTGCTATGCAAACAGGTTTGAAAACAACAACTTTCTTTACAATTCTTTCGATATTTCTTATAACAGCAAGGTGAACGACAATGTATTCAGCCAAAATTATTGGAGTGGCTATACAGGATACGATTTAAACAATGATGGTGTAGGTGATGTTCCCTATCGCCCCGTAAAACTGTTTTCATATATTGTGAACCGTACTCCCGAGACAATCGTGCTTTTACGCAGTCTGTTTATGGATGTCATCGACTTTTCCGAAAAAGTATCACCGGTTTTCACTCCTGACAACTTGGTTGATGCAGAACCTTTAATGAAACGGGCAGAATGA
- a CDS encoding nitrous oxide reductase accessory protein NosL — protein MGILRGGLFLFVLFLSACNAKPRPIDYGTDGCHFCRMTIVDRQHAAQIVTQKGRIYSFDAIECMVNHLKDIDNGTVALFLVNDYTQPGELIDAKTAIYLISEGIPSPMGEFLTAFENKVDAQNAQNEHGGELYSWEELLSRFSL, from the coding sequence ATGGGCATACTACGGGGCGGTCTATTTCTTTTCGTTCTTTTTCTGAGTGCTTGCAACGCAAAGCCCAGACCCATTGACTATGGCACAGACGGTTGCCACTTTTGTAGAATGACCATTGTTGACCGACAGCATGCCGCACAAATTGTTACCCAAAAGGGCAGGATCTATAGCTTTGATGCGATAGAGTGTATGGTGAACCATTTGAAAGATATTGATAATGGCACGGTTGCCCTTTTCTTGGTCAATGATTACACCCAGCCCGGTGAGTTGATAGATGCCAAAACAGCCATTTACCTTATCAGTGAGGGCATACCCAGCCCTATGGGTGAATTTCTAACAGCTTTTGAAAATAAAGTCGATGCCCAAAACGCCCAAAATGAACATGGAGGTGAGCTGTATTCTTGGGAGGAATTGTTAAGCCGGTTTAGCCTATGA
- a CDS encoding ABC transporter permease yields the protein MFKILKYSFYDLMRSRWSYVYFLFYLALGFVLLFLNNDLSKAVITLMNVIVVLVPLIGTIFGVMYYYNSKEFTELLLAQPLKRSTIFLGQYFGVAGSLTLSLVLGLGIPFILYGLFRSDAIFNFVLLLVIGAFLTLIFTALAFNIALSNENKIKGFGYAVLLWLFLAVIYDGLFLLSLIIFEEYPLDTFSLAATMFNPIDLSRTLILLKLDISALLGYTGAVFKKFFGTNLGLIISLAVLLLWTVLPIQRLTFKAKRKDF from the coding sequence ATGTTTAAAATATTAAAATACAGTTTTTATGACCTTATGCGCAGTCGATGGAGCTACGTATACTTTCTCTTTTACCTGGCACTTGGGTTTGTACTTCTATTTTTGAACAATGACCTCTCAAAGGCCGTCATTACCCTAATGAACGTCATTGTTGTGTTGGTGCCCCTAATCGGAACCATCTTCGGGGTCATGTACTATTATAACTCCAAAGAATTTACTGAATTGTTGTTGGCACAGCCCTTAAAACGTTCGACCATCTTTTTGGGGCAGTATTTTGGAGTCGCAGGATCTCTGACCTTAAGTTTGGTACTGGGGCTGGGTATTCCATTTATCCTCTACGGGCTCTTCAGAAGCGATGCCATTTTCAATTTTGTGCTTCTTTTGGTCATTGGTGCCTTCTTAACACTGATCTTCACAGCTTTGGCGTTCAATATCGCACTTTCAAACGAAAACAAGATCAAGGGTTTTGGGTATGCCGTATTGCTCTGGTTGTTCTTGGCCGTAATCTATGATGGGCTGTTTTTACTGTCGCTCATTATTTTTGAGGAATATCCTTTGGATACCTTTTCTTTGGCCGCAACCATGTTCAACCCAATTGACCTATCGCGTACCCTGATCTTGCTCAAATTGGACATTTCCGCACTATTGGGCTATACCGGTGCCGTATTCAAGAAATTCTTTGGCACCAATCTAGGCCTTATCATATCATTGGCGGTCTTATTGCTATGGACAGTGCTCCCCATACAACGATTGACTTTTAAGGCCAAAAGAAAGGATTTCTAA
- a CDS encoding FixH family protein, which yields MRINWGTAIVLAFIGFIAFIMYFVIRMSIDDRANHDLVTDEYYKKELAYQEEIDQENEAVRMDAVLEIEKTTDGFLVRFPEQFDPKDITGKVSLYRPSNRHLDFNFPISLSNTHLLIPDNRLLDGRWDIAVQWKHKNKSFLHKEKLNY from the coding sequence ATGAGAATTAATTGGGGAACGGCAATCGTTCTGGCATTTATAGGTTTTATTGCCTTTATCATGTATTTCGTAATACGCATGAGCATCGATGATCGGGCCAATCATGATTTGGTTACCGATGAGTATTACAAAAAAGAACTTGCCTATCAAGAAGAAATCGATCAAGAGAATGAAGCGGTAAGGATGGATGCGGTGCTTGAAATCGAAAAAACCACCGATGGATTTTTGGTAAGGTTCCCTGAGCAATTTGACCCTAAAGATATTACTGGTAAAGTGTCCCTCTATAGACCGTCGAACAGGCATTTGGATTTTAACTTTCCTATAAGTTTGTCCAATACACATTTGCTCATACCTGACAATCGCCTGCTAGACGGTCGGTGGGACATTGCCGTACAATGGAAACACAAAAATAAATCCTTTTTGCACAAAGAAAAGCTGAATTACTGA
- a CDS encoding ClbS/DfsB family four-helix bundle protein: MPRPKTKDELLRLAHANFERLEVYVEDCPKEEQLREFPKGTLNRNIRDVLAHLHHWHLMFLEWYRIGITGVKPEMPAKGYTWKTLPELNKEIQKRYSNTDLEKVKSLLKSSFGEVFNIIESHSDEELFTKKKYGWTGSTSLGAYLISATSSHYDWALKLIKKAKS; this comes from the coding sequence ATGCCTAGGCCAAAGACAAAAGATGAATTGTTAAGACTCGCACATGCCAACTTTGAACGGCTTGAGGTCTATGTTGAAGATTGCCCAAAAGAAGAACAGCTGAGGGAATTTCCCAAGGGAACCTTAAACCGTAACATCAGAGATGTATTGGCACACCTGCATCATTGGCATCTTATGTTCTTAGAGTGGTACAGAATAGGCATAACAGGTGTTAAACCTGAAATGCCAGCTAAGGGATATACATGGAAAACGCTTCCTGAGCTTAACAAAGAAATTCAAAAAAGATATTCAAATACAGATTTGGAAAAGGTAAAATCCCTGTTGAAAAGTTCATTTGGCGAGGTTTTCAATATTATCGAAAGTCATTCTGATGAAGAATTGTTCACCAAGAAGAAATATGGGTGGACGGGCAGTACTTCTTTAGGGGCTTACCTAATTTCAGCCACATCAAGTCACTATGATTGGGCATTGAAACTCATCAAAAAAGCCAAAAGCTAA